From Macrobrachium rosenbergii isolate ZJJX-2024 chromosome 55, ASM4041242v1, whole genome shotgun sequence, a single genomic window includes:
- the LOC136835594 gene encoding uncharacterized protein, whose amino-acid sequence MSNFALVLAAASGLLLGASLCEGCPFPFEEIGSQCLLFDTLESGNYYDMRLYCTRVAEGARLAKVPTASQLTEIIKYILKFGLDRYNYWIDATDKDLEGYWKWGDGTSVPMGAPYWRYDCDTALTMRPLTNEQQNCAILDKESNYLFADTSCLGNIGELKYCPVCEILT is encoded by the exons ATGAGTAACTTTGCTCTTGTTTTAG CCGCTGCCAGTGGTCTCCTTCTGGGTGCCTCCTTATGTGAGG GTTGCCCGTTCCCCTTCGAGGAGATCGGCAGCCAGTGCCTCCTGTTTGACACTCTCGAATCCGGGAACTACTACGACATGAGACTCTACTGCACTAGAGTGGCGGAGGGCGCCAGGCTCGCCAAGGTTCCGACAGCGTCCCAGTTGACAGAAATCATCAAGTACATCCTAAAGTTTG GTCTGGATCGCTACAACTACTGGATAGACGCCACTGACAAAGACCTCGAAGGCTACTGGAAGTGGGGCGATGGGACCAGCGTCCCCATGGGCGCCCCCTACTGGAGGTACGATTGTGACACAGCCCTGACGATGAGACCTCTCACGAACGAGCAGCAGAACTGCGCAATTTTGGACAAGGAGTCGAACTACCTCTTCGCCGACACCTCCTGTCTGGGAAACATCGGGGAACTCAAGTACTGTCCAGTCTGCGAAATCCTAACCTGA
- the LOC136835595 gene encoding type-2 ice-structuring protein-like, with amino-acid sequence MEFSTLSPAIEMGKLTLVLAACAVILAPSVALDCPFPFEMIGTQCLLFDTLESGSYYDMRLYCTRQEAGATLAKIPSATQLSEIIAYILKYGLDHSSYWIDASDDDVESYWRWSDGTSVPMGAPLWRYDCDEALTLRPAYDTTRNCAILDQESHYLIADTSCLDTNNPICEVPL; translated from the exons ATGGAATTCAGCACTCTCTCTCCAGCGATCGAAATGGGAAAACTAACTCTGGTTTTAG CGGCGTGCGCCGTCATCTTGGCTCCTTCAGTGGCTCTGG ACTGCCCATTCCCATTCGAGATGATCGGCACCCAGTGCCTCCTGTTTGACACCCTCGAGTCCGGAAGTTACTACGACATGAGACTCTACTGTACCAGGCAGGAAGCGGGAGCGACACTTGCCAAGATTCCCAGCGCGACGCAGCTGTCAGAGATCATCGCCTACATCCTAAAATACG GCCTAGACCACTCCAGTTACTGGATAGACGCCTCTGACGACGATGTCGAAAGTTACTGGCGATGGAGTGATGGAACCAGTGTCCCCATGGGCGCCCCCCTCTGGAGGTACGACTGCGACGAAGCCCTGACCTTGAGGCCCGCTTACGACACGACCCGGAACTGCGCAATTTTGGATCAGGAGTCGCATTACCTCATTGCCGACACCTCCTGTCTGGACACCAACAACCCAATCTGCGAAGTCCCGTTATAA
- the LOC136835166 gene encoding C-type lectin domain family 4 member D-like isoform X1 has product MQRSYILLGAVCALFTIPSQGLDCDVLPFEMIGSQCLYVEGLESGSFYDMRFYCEHLQEGARLARIDNATQLAVISDYLYSNASVFSLACFAQGCVFPYDAIGTQCLYVDPLEEGAWYDMRLYCTKLNGHLAKIPDASQHQAIVSYIREEGLDHASYWTGANDDDYEGQWKWSDGTDVPLSSTFWRYDCDADRSRRPKVDPDRNCAVLDMEANFYFADVDCTGAEAGKFCPICEMV; this is encoded by the exons ATGCAAAGATCGTACATTCTCCTCG gTGCTGTCTGCGCCCTGTTCACGATTCCATCTCAAGGACTTG ACTGCGACGTCCTCCCTTTCGAGATGATAGGCTCCCAGTGCCTCTACGTCGAAGGTCTAGAATCGGGCAGCTTCTACGATATGAGATTCTACTGTGAACACCTACAAGAAGGGGCAAGACTCGCTCGGATTGACAACGCCACCCAGCTAGCTGTCATCAGCGACTATCTCTACTCAAATG ctTCCGTCTTCAGTCTAGCCTGTTTTGCCCAAG GCTGCGTCTTCCCCTACGACGCGATCGGCACCCAGTGTCTCTACGTAGATCCTCTGGAAGAAGGAGCTTGGTATGACATGAGGCTGTACTGCACGAAGCTAAACGGACACCTCGCCAAGATTCCCGACGCGTCCCAGCACCAGGCCATCGTCAGTTACATCAGGGAAGAGG GTCTCGACCACGCCAGCTACTGGACAGGCGCAAATGACGACGATTACGAGGGCCAATGGAAGTGGAGCGACGGAACGGACGTTCCATTAAGCTCCACCTTTTGGCGGTACGACTGCGACGCCGACCGCAGCAGGAGGCCCAAGGTCGACCCCGACAGGAACTGCGCCGTTTTGGACATGGAGGCCAACTTTTACTTCGCCGACGTCGACTGCACGGGGGCGGAGGCCGGGAAGTTCTGTCCGATCTGCGAAATGGTTTGA
- the LOC136835166 gene encoding C-type lectin domain family 17, member A-like isoform X2 codes for MVSVILLAASVFSLACFAQGCVFPYDAIGTQCLYVDPLEEGAWYDMRLYCTKLNGHLAKIPDASQHQAIVSYIREEGLDHASYWTGANDDDYEGQWKWSDGTDVPLSSTFWRYDCDADRSRRPKVDPDRNCAVLDMEANFYFADVDCTGAEAGKFCPICEMV; via the exons ATGGTCAGCGTGATTCTTCTAGCCG ctTCCGTCTTCAGTCTAGCCTGTTTTGCCCAAG GCTGCGTCTTCCCCTACGACGCGATCGGCACCCAGTGTCTCTACGTAGATCCTCTGGAAGAAGGAGCTTGGTATGACATGAGGCTGTACTGCACGAAGCTAAACGGACACCTCGCCAAGATTCCCGACGCGTCCCAGCACCAGGCCATCGTCAGTTACATCAGGGAAGAGG GTCTCGACCACGCCAGCTACTGGACAGGCGCAAATGACGACGATTACGAGGGCCAATGGAAGTGGAGCGACGGAACGGACGTTCCATTAAGCTCCACCTTTTGGCGGTACGACTGCGACGCCGACCGCAGCAGGAGGCCCAAGGTCGACCCCGACAGGAACTGCGCCGTTTTGGACATGGAGGCCAACTTTTACTTCGCCGACGTCGACTGCACGGGGGCGGAGGCCGGGAAGTTCTGTCCGATCTGCGAAATGGTTTGA